The Lolium rigidum isolate FL_2022 chromosome 1, APGP_CSIRO_Lrig_0.1, whole genome shotgun sequence region GGTTGATATAACAAGTGATAAACCTCGAGGAAATCCATTTTACCCTTTCTCTCATGCTGCCGCCATACCACATACCAATCGCTAGGGGGTGCAAGCGGCATGGGATGCGGCATGGATCTTTCCCTTCATCTTACTTTTTCCGTGGacggccacctccccctccttGCGACGCTGGTTGACGACATCGACCGTTGGCGGCGACTCGGTGATGCGGCCTTCCAGCGACGATCCCGGTGCATCAATGATGGAGGTGgagctcctcctccgggtggtggTGCCCCCATGACTGACCTGGCTGGATCAGACCCGTCCAAGATCTTGGGCCTCGACGGGTTTGGTACCGCGGTTATAGGTGCCGAGCTGCGACGCGGACTGGCACTATGGTGATGCTGCCTTCGTTGGCCTTGGTGGTCGTGGCACAGTCCTCGGTTTCGTGGCATTGCCGGGATTCGGCCATGTCCATGGTTGTGGTCATGGCCGGTGTGTTGACTTGCCCTACCGGAAACTGGCTGGTGGCGTGGGGGCAGCTGGCTTGGCTAGAATACAGAAGGTGGTTCTAGGATCCCTGTCATGCCAGGAAGAAAAACTTCTTGTTGCTGGCCTTCATCGATGTGGCCAGtgtgttgagtttcggaaggctcttCTGACAAACTCCAATGGATGACATGCCTGAGATTGCCATATCAGATGGTATCTGGTCATGCGTAACCATGtttttctgaccgtttggtttcagagggagcgatgTGAAGCTCTGGAAGTTCGACGTGGGACATGTGCAGTCGTGGAGAATGTCATGGAAGCCGAGATCTGAGGACTGATAATGGTGGTTCGAGTCCTGGTGGTGATGAGGGTTTTTTGCTTGGCGATTCGTGACATGGAGCAGCGGCATCGAAAAGCGGGGGCCACGGCACATGAGAAATTCATAGTCTTaacttttagggtgaaaacccaatatctggccttaattggttgtgcctagcgATGCCATTAATTTTATAACCACAGACGTTCTGTTGGGAGAAAATCTATGATCTATGATCCAGGTaacgcattgttcccttcttgaagacgTTGTTTTGGGAGAAGATAGATTTTCGGTgatgtcttggtggtgtttgacTTGCTGCTACAAGAAATAGATCACTGTAGCGAGAAtttttttctataattatttttggttgtgtgcatctgtatTGTCATTGTGGCAATGTGTTCTTGCAGAGgttagatgtaattggtatcttcacggTATTAATATATTTTTTTGCCGAAAGAAAGCAGTTGCACTGTGGTATACTTTAGAAAACTTGCACGTAGGTCTAAAATTGCAAAGGAAAAATAACTTAAGggttcctttgattcataggattgtgTAGGATTTGTGTAGGATTTTGTTCCTACAGAAAATTCTCTACATAAGTTGTTTGATTGATAGAAATATATCATACGGAATTCTTGTAGAGTAAATTATATTGGAAAAAACATGAGATACTTCATGAAAAATttatttgctacaatcaaacacacttcatctttTTAAGGATTCAAGTAGCCATAATATCTTAAATTCTACATTTTATGTTTTATACTTTTTCTATCCTTTGAATCATAGAACCCTAAGTGAGAGGTACAAAGATCTACTACTGGCTACTGGCTAGGATAGCAAGTGTATAAACTACATCCAGGAAATCCATCTTATCCCTTCGCTTCTGCCGCCGCCATACCACATACCCATCGCTTCTACACCAGGACACTCTTGTCCCTATCAAAATCGCGATACCGCTAAAAAGTCTGGAAGAATCCACTCGCGCAAGTAGGCAACGATAAGCACCAAATCAACTGGACAATAACACTCGCCGAAGAAAAAAATCACAAATCGATCGTTTCCCCTGTTTCCTCAACCTCCGACACCCCGTATAAATATGGCGCGCCACTCTCCGCACAGAGCAAGTACACAACACTGAGCTCTCACACAAACCAAGCAAAAGCTCTCACTCGTTTCTTGCTCAGACCACACTCCACAGTCGATCCAAGTCAAATACTGTTTCTTCAGCAATGAGCAGCTGCTTCGCGGCAACAGCAATGGGCGACCTGATCCCCGGGTTGCCGGAGGAGGTGGCGAGGGAGTGCCTCATCCGGGTGGGGTTCGACCAGCTGCCCACGGTGCGGCGCATCTCGCGGCAGTGGAAGGAGGAGGTCGAGTCGCCGGACTACAGCCGCCTGCGCCGCGCGGAGGGGCTGGCGCGCCCCGTGATCGCCATGGTCCAGGCGCAGCCCGAGCATGTCGTCGAGCCGGGACCGGCGCAGAAGCACTCGTCCGCGTCGTCGGCTGTCAACGGCGGCCCGGCGAACAACTACAGGATGGTGCTGCTCGACCCGGTGGAAGGGCGGTGGGCCTCGCTCCCGGTGCTGCCTGGCCCGACGGGCAGCCTTCCTCTGTTCTGCCAGGTCACCGCGGTGGACGGCGAGATGGGGAGGAAGCGGCTCGTGGTCGTCGGCGGATGGGACCCGGAGTCGTGGGCGCCGACGGACTCGGTGTACGTGTACGACTTCTTGATTGGCgcgtggcggcgcggcgcgcCCATGCCCGGCCCGCGCCGGTCGTTCTTCGCCACCGCGGCCGTCGGCGGGACCGTGTACGTGGCCGGCGGGCACGACGAGGAGAAGAACGCGCTGCGCTCGGCGCTGGCGTACGACCCGGACTCCGACGCGTGGACCGCGCTCCCGGACATGGGGGAGGAGCGCGACGAGCCGCGCGGGCTCTGCATCGGCGGCAAGTTCCTGGTCATCGGCGGGTACCCGACGCCGGAGCAGGGTCGTTTCGCTGGCTCCGCCGAGGCGTTCGACCCGGCGACGGGGGCCTGGTCCCCTGTCGGGGAGGCTCTGCTCGAGGACGGCGCGTGCCCGAGGACGTGCTGCGTGGCGCCGGGAGCCGAGCGCGTGTACATGATCCGCGACGGGAACCTGGTGGCGCGCGACGGCGGAGCGTTTGCAGCATGGCGCACGGTGGCGTCCGTGCCGGAGGACGCCCGCACCGCGTCCACCGTCTCCGCCATTCCCGACGGCCGCGTCGTGGTCATCGGCTCCGGCTGCCACGGAGGGGAACAGACCGTGTACATGCTGTGCGACGTGGCCGGCAAGCCCGCGTCCTGGGCgcgcgcgccggcgccgccggagtTCTCCGGGCACGTGCAGGCCGCCTGCTTCCTGGAGATCTGATTACCGAGCTATGTACAGAGCGATGTATAGTGTATATAGAGGTGTATTTCGCATCGATGCGCATGCGCGTCTGCGAGCGCCGCATTCTCCTCCGGCTTGCATGTCTCAAAGCTTCCATAGCGACCATGtaaagttgtaaggaaacaataattAAACGAGTCCAGAAACATAATGTTCAGCTTAATCATAATGTGCTGATCCCCGATGAGAATACGAAGTGGCTGGAAAGTGGATGGACCATGTACTAGTAGAAGCTTTCCTTGGAAAAAGGCAAGCTGCTTTGCTCTCTCCTGGGAAAGAAACAATTCAGAGAGCCAAGTGTTTGGAAGCTTCTGCAACGGCTTATTCTGAAATTGGAAGGACAACTCTGCCTATTCATGGTCTGGATAGGCTGCTCCGTATAGGCAATCTATTTGGGTAGTTTTCCTGTTTGTCTGGCTGGCGTTGGCTGCTCCCTTCGTCCTCTAAATCAAATTATTTTGAAATGTATT contains the following coding sequences:
- the LOC124695122 gene encoding F-box/kelch-repeat protein At1g80440-like translates to MSSCFAATAMGDLIPGLPEEVARECLIRVGFDQLPTVRRISRQWKEEVESPDYSRLRRAEGLARPVIAMVQAQPEHVVEPGPAQKHSSASSAVNGGPANNYRMVLLDPVEGRWASLPVLPGPTGSLPLFCQVTAVDGEMGRKRLVVVGGWDPESWAPTDSVYVYDFLIGAWRRGAPMPGPRRSFFATAAVGGTVYVAGGHDEEKNALRSALAYDPDSDAWTALPDMGEERDEPRGLCIGGKFLVIGGYPTPEQGRFAGSAEAFDPATGAWSPVGEALLEDGACPRTCCVAPGAERVYMIRDGNLVARDGGAFAAWRTVASVPEDARTASTVSAIPDGRVVVIGSGCHGGEQTVYMLCDVAGKPASWARAPAPPEFSGHVQAACFLEI